One Paenarthrobacter aurescens TC1 DNA window includes the following coding sequences:
- the ppnK gene encoding ATP-NAD kinase (identified by match to protein family HMM PF01513) → MSRRVLVLAHTGREESLRAAWDACTQLHSSGLVPVLQKSELADIERFFGALDTPIEILNDHVNLEDVELVMVLGGDGTILRAAELVREVDVPLLGVNLGHVGFLAESERADLAQTVEWIASRQYTVEERMTIDVQVWVKGQKIWHTWALNEAAIEKANRERMLEVVTEVDERPLTSFGCDGVVLATPTGSTAYAFSSGGPVVWPEVEALVIVPISAHALFAKPLVVSPRSKLAVEIMNRTEALGVLWCDGRRSVDLPPGARVEVTRSATPVRLARTHKTPFSARLVRKFQLPIHGWRGPAPRSGEVHTGPIPVIRTLSPAPLPSPRDSETSQDLGHGEPSDPTNAK, encoded by the coding sequence CTTGTCCTTGCCCACACAGGGCGGGAGGAATCGCTCCGCGCAGCGTGGGATGCCTGTACACAACTGCATTCCTCAGGCTTGGTTCCCGTGCTGCAGAAATCCGAACTTGCAGATATTGAACGGTTCTTCGGCGCCCTTGATACGCCCATCGAGATCCTCAACGATCACGTCAATCTTGAGGATGTGGAGCTGGTGATGGTCCTCGGCGGCGACGGCACCATCTTGAGGGCTGCCGAACTGGTGCGCGAGGTGGACGTCCCGCTGTTGGGCGTGAACCTGGGGCATGTGGGCTTCCTGGCGGAAAGTGAGCGCGCCGATCTGGCCCAGACAGTGGAGTGGATAGCCAGCCGCCAGTACACGGTGGAAGAACGCATGACCATCGATGTCCAGGTGTGGGTCAAGGGTCAGAAGATTTGGCACACGTGGGCTTTGAATGAGGCTGCCATTGAGAAGGCCAACCGCGAACGCATGTTGGAGGTTGTCACCGAGGTGGACGAGCGTCCTCTGACGTCGTTCGGCTGCGATGGTGTTGTCCTCGCAACGCCCACGGGTTCCACGGCATACGCTTTCTCTTCAGGCGGGCCCGTGGTGTGGCCGGAGGTCGAAGCTTTGGTCATTGTCCCGATTAGTGCCCACGCGCTTTTTGCCAAGCCTTTGGTGGTGTCTCCGCGCTCCAAGTTGGCGGTTGAAATCATGAACCGGACCGAGGCCTTGGGGGTTCTTTGGTGTGATGGGCGGCGTTCGGTGGACCTCCCGCCGGGAGCACGCGTTGAAGTAACCCGTTCGGCCACCCCGGTGCGGCTCGCACGGACCCATAAGACTCCGTTCTCGGCCCGGCTTGTCCGCAAGTTCCAGCTTCCCATCCACGGTTGGCGCGGCCCGGCCCCTCGGAGCGGTGAAGTTCATACCGGTCCCATCCCCGTCATCCGGACCTTGTCACCGGCTCCGTTGCCCAGCCCCCGGGACTCCGAGACGTCCCAGGACCTGGGGCACGGTGAGCCATCAGACCCCACGAATGCGAAGTGA